The Hymenobacter sp. GOD-10R genome includes a window with the following:
- a CDS encoding DUF4259 domain-containing protein: MAAWGPYNFDNDDATDFAGDFMANGSEVLLLEALVAAAEEEEHIEAEIALPALAAAEIVAAWRGHPGTDFLPGLLPVVQRLASSDDEELVELAQQAVEAILKDSEPRDMWTENKQLDTWEAAQKDLLARLDAEPNP; the protein is encoded by the coding sequence ATGGCTGCCTGGGGACCTTACAACTTCGACAACGACGACGCCACCGATTTTGCGGGCGATTTTATGGCGAATGGTAGTGAAGTACTACTGTTAGAAGCGCTTGTAGCTGCCGCTGAAGAGGAGGAGCACATTGAAGCAGAAATTGCATTACCTGCGCTAGCCGCGGCCGAAATCGTAGCCGCTTGGCGCGGCCATCCCGGCACCGACTTTCTGCCGGGCCTATTGCCAGTGGTGCAGCGCCTAGCTAGCAGCGACGACGAGGAGCTAGTAGAGCTAGCTCAGCAGGCCGTAGAAGCTATTCTGAAAGACTCGGAGCCACGGGATATGTGGACGGAAAACAAGCAGCTTGACACCTGGGAAGCCGCCCAAAAAGACTTGCTAGCTAGGTTAGATGCCGAGCCAAACCCTTAA